From Herbiconiux flava, one genomic window encodes:
- a CDS encoding Gfo/Idh/MocA family protein yields MSTERLRVGVAGAGNIATIAQLPTLVARDDIELTALVTRRDDPQPLMRRWGFRSAYPAVEAMLEAENLDALFVLTPRSEHLASTRSALEAGVDVFCEKPLATRAEDAQELAELADRSGRILMVGFNRRFAPVYEAGRAAFGESGASFCVAQKNRAGSEYRATFENAIHMVDLLRWYCGGEPVDVTAHAAGDDPWQEDGLSALVRFDNGHTGVLMAARNAGGWSEKLDAYGDEVTAAVTAPDRVAVTRDGATTVRDMSPEAFGWATATQTFGFAGAVHHFLDRVRDRREPLTSGAEAARTQLLLDRILAAAGLPTEEQPGRTWASYAKK; encoded by the coding sequence ATGAGTACTGAACGGCTGCGCGTCGGGGTCGCCGGCGCCGGGAACATCGCGACCATCGCCCAGCTGCCCACCTTGGTCGCCCGGGATGACATCGAGCTGACCGCTCTCGTCACCCGCCGTGACGACCCCCAGCCGCTGATGCGGCGGTGGGGGTTCCGCAGCGCCTACCCGGCCGTCGAAGCGATGCTCGAGGCCGAGAACCTGGACGCGTTGTTCGTCCTGACTCCCCGCTCGGAGCATCTGGCCTCGACCCGGTCTGCGCTCGAAGCCGGGGTCGACGTCTTCTGCGAGAAGCCACTGGCCACCAGAGCCGAGGACGCCCAGGAGCTCGCCGAGCTCGCGGACCGCAGCGGCCGCATCCTCATGGTGGGCTTCAATCGCCGCTTCGCGCCTGTGTACGAAGCGGGACGGGCCGCCTTCGGTGAGAGCGGCGCGAGTTTCTGCGTCGCTCAGAAGAACCGCGCCGGGTCGGAATACCGGGCGACGTTCGAGAACGCCATCCACATGGTCGACCTCCTCCGCTGGTACTGCGGCGGCGAGCCCGTCGACGTGACGGCGCACGCCGCCGGTGACGACCCCTGGCAGGAGGACGGGCTGAGCGCCCTCGTCCGCTTCGACAACGGGCACACCGGTGTGCTGATGGCCGCTCGCAACGCCGGAGGCTGGAGTGAGAAGCTCGACGCCTACGGCGACGAGGTCACCGCTGCCGTCACGGCCCCGGACCGGGTGGCCGTCACCCGCGACGGTGCCACGACCGTGCGCGACATGTCGCCCGAAGCGTTCGGCTGGGCGACCGCGACCCAGACCTTCGGCTTCGCCGGAGCCGTGCACCACTTCCTCGACCGGGTGCGGGACCGCCGGGAACCCCTCACCTCGGGTGCCGAGGCCGCGAGGACCCAGCTGCTGCTGGACCGCATCCTCGCCGCAGCCGGTCTGCCGACCGAGGAGCAGCCAGGCCGGACTTGGGCGAGTTATGCCAAGAAGTGA
- a CDS encoding sugar phosphate isomerase/epimerase family protein, with translation MIIAGHTLGTPGRDLAEALSLFKEAGLDAAEVIYQEGYPAAIDPADPGSARSAVAAASAAGLPIVALTPYTTAINSLDQGEWQAGVDEFRACIEAAQQVGAKRVRVYAGSWHPGDADEAARWLRLAAALETLSVDAVHAGVVLCVENHFGTMTQTAADTARLVRQIDAPSVRVLYDQANLTFTHDEEWRAAFAVQGDLISHVHVKDLVFKDPDAPFRASDTARVKAEERAVRSRVVGEGVVPWAEIVGELVRRGYDDVLTLEYEYRWHPQDLPDPEIGFAQSAAALRTILDSTVVANEY, from the coding sequence ATGATCATCGCCGGACACACCCTCGGCACCCCGGGCCGCGACCTCGCCGAGGCCCTGAGCCTCTTCAAGGAGGCCGGGCTCGACGCCGCCGAAGTCATCTACCAGGAGGGCTACCCCGCCGCCATCGACCCGGCCGACCCGGGCAGTGCTCGGTCGGCCGTCGCGGCTGCTTCTGCTGCGGGTCTGCCGATCGTGGCCCTCACCCCGTACACCACCGCCATCAACAGCCTCGATCAGGGCGAATGGCAGGCCGGTGTCGACGAGTTCCGGGCCTGCATCGAGGCCGCGCAGCAGGTGGGCGCGAAGCGGGTGCGGGTCTATGCGGGTTCGTGGCACCCCGGCGATGCCGATGAGGCCGCGCGGTGGCTGAGGCTGGCGGCAGCACTCGAGACCCTCTCCGTCGACGCGGTGCACGCCGGTGTCGTGCTCTGCGTCGAGAACCACTTCGGCACGATGACTCAGACGGCGGCTGACACCGCGCGCCTGGTGAGGCAGATCGATGCGCCGTCCGTGCGGGTGCTCTATGACCAGGCGAATCTCACGTTCACTCACGACGAGGAGTGGAGGGCGGCCTTCGCAGTGCAGGGTGACCTGATCAGCCATGTCCACGTGAAGGACCTCGTGTTCAAGGACCCGGATGCTCCGTTCCGGGCATCCGACACCGCTCGCGTCAAGGCGGAGGAGCGGGCGGTCCGGTCACGGGTGGTGGGGGAGGGTGTGGTGCCCTGGGCCGAGATCGTGGGCGAGCTCGTGCGACGCGGGTACGACGACGTGCTCACGCTCGAGTACGAGTACCGCTGGCACCCTCAGGACCTCCCGGATCCTGAGATCGGATTCGCCCAGTCGGCGGCGGCGCTGCGCACCATCCTCGACTCGACGGTCGTAGCGAATGAGTACTGA
- a CDS encoding TetR/AcrR family transcriptional regulator codes for MSAAAGSNEELRRGLQESLDPRVARTRTGIAAAVHQLSDAGGELSVAAIARAAGISRASFYAHYASLDELADTLRRDAFLAIADLYQNDERPDAMRASQDRLVAHFAGNRALYAAVGALPVTKEGYLAGVRAMAAVIEEALLEHPARPAELAPEPTARYIVGAAYGLLDAWIAGEIVLEEEALADHLTRLLPSWFSGIR; via the coding sequence ATGAGCGCTGCCGCCGGGTCGAACGAAGAGCTGCGGCGCGGCCTGCAGGAGTCGCTCGACCCCCGGGTCGCCCGCACCCGCACAGGCATCGCGGCGGCGGTGCACCAGCTCTCCGACGCCGGAGGGGAGCTGAGCGTGGCCGCCATCGCGCGCGCCGCCGGCATCAGCCGGGCCAGCTTCTACGCGCACTACGCGAGTCTCGACGAGCTCGCCGACACCCTCCGGCGCGACGCCTTCCTCGCCATCGCCGACCTCTACCAGAACGACGAGCGGCCCGACGCGATGCGCGCCTCGCAGGATCGCCTGGTCGCCCACTTCGCCGGCAACCGCGCGCTGTACGCGGCGGTCGGCGCGCTGCCGGTCACCAAGGAGGGCTACCTCGCGGGCGTGCGCGCCATGGCGGCGGTGATCGAGGAGGCGCTGCTCGAGCATCCGGCCCGCCCCGCGGAGCTCGCCCCCGAGCCCACCGCCCGCTACATCGTCGGCGCCGCGTACGGGCTGCTCGACGCCTGGATCGCCGGCGAGATCGTGCTCGAGGAGGAGGCGCTGGCCGACCATCTGACCCGCCTCCTGCCGAGCTGGTTCAGCGGCATCCGCTGA
- a CDS encoding LLM class flavin-dependent oxidoreductase — MTVPLSILDLAPIAPGETARDSFAASVALAQQAETSGYRRVWYAEHHNMESIASSATAVLIAHVASQTSTIRLGAGGVMLPNHAPLTIAEQFGTLEALHPGRIDLGLGRAPGSDQATFRALRRDPASSERFPEDVLELQGFLAGESRVPGVGATPGAGSRVPLYILGSSLFGARLAAAYGLPYAFASHFAPDALHDAVATYRREFTPSEQLDRPHVIAGVNAIAADDRDDAEQQFARMKRARLMMLLRQSGRISLERQFGDDELDYLLTTPAGAHVATMTTYTGIGTGAEVADYVEDFARAADVDEVIVAHASLATDARVRSVELLADAHARVAA; from the coding sequence ATGACCGTTCCCCTCTCGATCCTCGACCTCGCCCCGATCGCACCCGGCGAGACCGCGCGCGACAGCTTCGCCGCCTCCGTCGCGCTCGCCCAGCAGGCCGAGACGAGCGGCTACCGGCGGGTCTGGTACGCCGAGCACCACAACATGGAGTCGATCGCGTCGAGCGCGACCGCGGTGCTGATCGCGCACGTGGCCTCGCAGACGTCGACGATCCGGCTCGGGGCCGGCGGCGTGATGCTGCCGAACCACGCGCCGCTGACGATCGCCGAGCAGTTCGGCACGCTCGAGGCGCTGCACCCCGGGCGCATCGACCTGGGGCTCGGGCGGGCACCCGGCAGCGACCAGGCGACCTTCCGGGCGCTCCGCCGCGACCCGGCCTCGTCGGAGCGGTTCCCTGAGGACGTGCTCGAGCTGCAAGGCTTCCTCGCCGGCGAGTCGCGCGTGCCCGGCGTGGGCGCCACACCGGGTGCCGGCTCGCGGGTGCCGCTGTACATCCTGGGCTCGTCGCTGTTCGGCGCCCGGCTCGCCGCCGCCTACGGGCTCCCCTACGCCTTCGCGTCGCACTTCGCTCCGGATGCTCTGCACGACGCCGTGGCGACCTACCGACGTGAATTCACCCCCTCCGAGCAGCTCGACCGGCCGCACGTCATCGCCGGGGTGAACGCGATCGCGGCCGACGACCGTGACGACGCCGAGCAGCAGTTCGCGCGCATGAAGCGTGCCCGGCTGATGATGCTGCTGCGCCAGAGCGGCCGCATCTCGCTCGAGCGGCAGTTCGGCGACGACGAGCTCGACTACCTGCTGACCACCCCGGCCGGTGCGCACGTCGCCACCATGACGACCTACACCGGCATCGGCACGGGTGCCGAGGTCGCCGACTACGTCGAGGACTTCGCGCGCGCGGCCGACGTCGACGAAGTGATCGTGGCGCACGCCTCCCTGGCGACGGACGCGCGGGTGCGCTCGGTCGAGCTGCTCGCCGACGCGCACGCCCGCGTCGCCGCCTAG
- a CDS encoding SDR family NAD(P)-dependent oxidoreductase, with protein MKDQIVVVTGSNGGIGAAMVEAYLRAGATVIGADRGDEGVDGLAAYYPLDVTEEAGVVSAVADIVATHGRIDALVHAAGVLGETPDPMRTSTAEFERIMSINATGTFTIVRETAQSMLDTGAAGTLLLFSSVAAKEGRRTYLPYNASKIAVLHIMWSMAQILGPSGISVNAITPGPVETNMWTQLADAAGTAVDSAARARAERAAQLPMQRFAQPDEVARAALFLTDPANRYITGVSLDVAGGAHLGMGS; from the coding sequence GTGAAGGACCAGATCGTCGTCGTCACCGGATCCAACGGCGGCATCGGCGCCGCGATGGTCGAGGCCTACCTGCGCGCCGGCGCCACCGTCATCGGCGCCGATCGCGGTGACGAGGGCGTCGACGGCCTCGCCGCCTACTACCCGCTCGACGTCACCGAGGAGGCGGGGGTGGTCTCGGCCGTCGCCGACATCGTCGCGACGCACGGGCGCATCGACGCCCTCGTGCACGCCGCGGGCGTGCTCGGCGAGACCCCGGACCCGATGCGGACGAGCACCGCAGAGTTCGAGCGGATCATGTCGATCAACGCGACCGGCACCTTCACGATCGTGCGGGAGACAGCGCAGTCCATGCTGGACACGGGCGCCGCCGGCACGCTGCTGCTGTTCTCCTCGGTCGCGGCGAAGGAGGGGCGGCGCACCTACCTGCCCTACAACGCCAGCAAGATCGCCGTGCTCCACATCATGTGGTCGATGGCCCAGATCCTCGGCCCCTCCGGCATATCCGTCAATGCGATCACGCCCGGCCCTGTCGAGACGAACATGTGGACCCAGCTCGCCGACGCTGCGGGCACCGCGGTCGACTCGGCCGCCCGGGCGCGGGCGGAACGTGCGGCCCAGCTGCCGATGCAGCGCTTCGCTCAGCCTGACGAGGTCGCCCGTGCGGCGCTGTTCCTGACAGACCCGGCGAACCGGTACATCACCGGCGTCAGCCTCGACGTGGCGGGCGGGGCGCACCTCGGCATGGGCTCATAG
- a CDS encoding zinc-binding dehydrogenase, whose product MKATLVREIGAGFVTEDVELADPIGREVLVDVKASGLCHTDLTYSRNDLGSPLPMLLGHEVAGVVAAVGPGVTEFAVGDHVVGCLVQSCGKCEACLTGRTFQCEHPEATLRTGDEPARVSDSHGHRVEQVFGLGGFAQQALIHENQLVKVSDAIPFAQAALLGCGVVTGAGAVINTSNTQAGDSVVIIGAGGVGLNAINGAVVAGATTIIAVDVADDKLEKAKRFGATHTINSTKTDAVAEVMAITGRGADAAFDFVGIPAVTASGLEMVRPGGGLYLIGIIDPSATLPLLTIGLIGAQKRIQGVYMGSTTPKHDIPLYAELYLQGRFNLDDLMSREIALDGVEAGYELLRDPEVTRVVITSGLS is encoded by the coding sequence ATGAAGGCCACCCTGGTACGCGAGATCGGTGCAGGATTCGTCACCGAGGACGTCGAGCTCGCCGATCCGATCGGCCGGGAGGTGCTCGTCGACGTGAAGGCCTCCGGGCTCTGCCACACCGACCTCACCTATTCGCGCAACGACCTCGGCAGCCCGCTGCCCATGCTCCTCGGCCACGAGGTCGCCGGCGTCGTCGCCGCAGTCGGCCCCGGTGTCACCGAGTTCGCCGTGGGCGACCACGTCGTCGGCTGCCTGGTGCAGTCGTGCGGAAAATGCGAGGCCTGCCTCACCGGCCGCACCTTCCAGTGCGAGCATCCCGAGGCCACGCTGCGCACGGGCGACGAGCCCGCCCGCGTCAGCGACTCGCACGGCCACCGGGTCGAGCAGGTCTTCGGCCTCGGCGGCTTCGCGCAGCAGGCGCTGATCCACGAGAACCAGCTGGTCAAGGTCAGCGACGCCATCCCGTTCGCCCAGGCGGCGCTGCTCGGCTGCGGCGTGGTCACGGGCGCCGGCGCGGTCATCAACACCTCGAACACCCAGGCCGGCGATTCCGTCGTGATCATCGGCGCGGGCGGCGTGGGCCTCAACGCGATCAACGGTGCCGTCGTCGCCGGAGCCACGACGATCATCGCGGTCGACGTGGCCGACGACAAGCTCGAGAAGGCGAAGCGCTTCGGCGCGACCCACACCATCAACTCCACGAAGACGGATGCGGTGGCCGAGGTCATGGCCATCACCGGCCGGGGTGCGGATGCGGCCTTCGACTTCGTCGGCATCCCCGCCGTCACCGCCTCCGGTCTCGAGATGGTCCGCCCGGGCGGCGGTCTCTACCTGATCGGCATCATCGACCCGTCGGCGACGCTGCCGCTGCTGACGATCGGGCTGATCGGAGCGCAGAAGCGCATCCAGGGCGTGTACATGGGGTCGACGACGCCGAAGCACGACATCCCGCTCTACGCCGAGCTGTACCTGCAGGGGCGCTTCAACCTCGACGACCTGATGTCGCGCGAGATCGCGCTCGATGGCGTCGAGGCGGGGTACGAGCTGCTGAGGGATCCCGAGGTGACGCGGGTGGTGATCACCTCCGGGCTGAGCTGA